A stretch of the Proteus sp. ZN5 genome encodes the following:
- a CDS encoding outer membrane usher protein: MVRTFKTVGLGTEKKKKQHTIRPVAVLIYLIITGASSISSSALANSNIEFNADILDLKDKQNIDLSDFSRAGYIMPGRYEFVVRVNNNELPELYNINYVVPANDPKGSEACLPPELIHQIGLKPEWAEKVKYQDNGSCLDISSIPGMTVNASLGNGNLILTIPQAYLEYSAPNWDPPSRWDHGISGVLFDYNVNANVTDPAKGKQRQQVTGLGTVGANLGVWRFRADWQASYQHTTGLPDSTENDWKWNQLYLYRAITQLGARLVMGETYSRSDIFDNFRFTGVNLSTDDNMLPPNLRGYAPEVTGVAKTNAKVTISQQGRVIYETQVAPGPFRIQDINDAVSGKLDVRVEEQDGSVQEFQMDTASIPYLTRPGRVQYKFSAGQPSDMNRNTEGPIFGMGEFSWGISNGWSLYGGSLVSGDYNSVSAGIGRDLMALGAISFDATHSWAKIPSDDKRYHGGSYRLSYSKRFEQINSQVTFAGYRFSERDFMSMNQYLDRRYHGGEEDNNKELYTIMFSKQFPEWGLSAYLNYSHQTYWNKPNNDNYNLSLAKTMDIGSFKNINLSLSAFRNKFNGTTDNGVYMNVSMPWSDRATISYNTVINKHGNSHNVSYYDRIDDNSSYRVGAGLSSNGKPSADAYLMHYADAALVTASASHINGEYTSATLSLQGGATLTPKGGALHRTSRTGSTRLLIDTDGISDVPVKSIGAITRTNAFGKAVLPDINDYYRSSASIDLDQMPDNAEALRSIQQLTLTEGAIGYRHFDVVSGQKAMAVIRLQDGTYPPFGASVTTEKGRELGIVNDGGNVYLTGINSDDVLSVRWNGQEQCKVRIPTLVEGLFMSSLLLTCSDGEVTPSTINQRTEPLPKPQLITQ, from the coding sequence ATGGTTAGAACATTCAAAACCGTTGGTTTAGGGACGGAAAAAAAGAAAAAACAACATACTATTCGGCCTGTTGCTGTACTGATCTATTTAATTATTACTGGCGCTTCCAGTATTTCAAGTTCAGCTTTAGCAAATAGTAATATTGAATTTAATGCCGATATTTTGGATCTAAAAGATAAGCAAAATATCGACTTATCAGATTTCTCTCGCGCTGGCTATATTATGCCCGGCCGATATGAGTTTGTTGTTCGTGTGAATAATAATGAACTCCCTGAACTTTATAACATTAACTATGTTGTGCCAGCTAATGATCCTAAAGGTAGTGAGGCTTGCTTACCGCCAGAATTGATCCACCAAATAGGGCTCAAACCTGAATGGGCTGAAAAAGTGAAATATCAAGATAATGGAAGTTGTCTTGATATTTCTTCCATTCCCGGAATGACGGTAAATGCAAGTCTGGGAAATGGCAATCTTATTCTTACTATTCCTCAAGCGTATCTTGAATATTCAGCCCCAAACTGGGATCCACCATCTCGTTGGGATCATGGTATCTCAGGGGTACTTTTTGACTATAACGTCAATGCTAACGTAACAGATCCCGCTAAAGGGAAACAACGCCAGCAAGTTACAGGCTTAGGAACCGTGGGAGCAAACCTTGGTGTTTGGCGTTTCCGAGCCGATTGGCAAGCAAGTTATCAGCATACAACGGGCCTTCCTGATAGCACTGAAAATGATTGGAAATGGAATCAGCTTTATCTTTATAGAGCGATCACGCAACTAGGGGCTCGCCTTGTAATGGGGGAGACTTATTCACGCTCTGACATTTTCGATAACTTCCGTTTTACTGGGGTTAACTTGTCTACGGATGACAATATGCTACCACCTAACTTAAGGGGATATGCCCCTGAAGTAACGGGAGTAGCAAAAACGAATGCGAAAGTAACGATTAGCCAGCAAGGTCGTGTGATCTATGAAACTCAGGTTGCTCCGGGGCCGTTTCGTATTCAAGACATCAATGATGCAGTAAGTGGCAAATTAGATGTGCGTGTTGAAGAGCAAGACGGATCTGTTCAAGAATTCCAAATGGATACTGCAAGTATTCCTTATTTAACACGTCCCGGTCGAGTGCAATATAAGTTCTCAGCAGGTCAGCCTTCAGATATGAATCGTAATACGGAAGGCCCTATTTTTGGTATGGGGGAATTCTCATGGGGGATCAGCAACGGTTGGTCTCTTTATGGTGGTTCATTAGTATCGGGAGATTATAACTCGGTTTCTGCTGGTATTGGTCGTGACCTAATGGCACTGGGTGCTATCTCTTTTGATGCGACACATTCTTGGGCAAAAATTCCAAGTGATGATAAGCGTTATCACGGTGGCTCTTATCGTTTAAGTTACTCAAAACGTTTTGAACAAATAAATAGCCAAGTGACATTCGCTGGCTATCGATTCTCCGAACGTGACTTTATGAGTATGAATCAATATTTAGATCGCCGTTATCATGGTGGTGAAGAAGATAACAATAAAGAGCTTTATACCATTATGTTTAGTAAGCAGTTCCCTGAATGGGGGTTGAGTGCTTACTTAAACTATAGTCATCAGACTTATTGGAATAAGCCTAATAATGATAACTATAACTTGTCATTAGCTAAAACGATGGATATTGGTAGCTTTAAAAATATCAACCTCAGCCTGTCGGCGTTTCGCAATAAATTTAATGGCACCACTGATAATGGCGTTTATATGAATGTCAGCATGCCTTGGAGCGATCGCGCGACTATTAGCTACAACACTGTGATTAATAAACACGGTAATTCACATAATGTCAGTTATTACGATCGTATTGATGACAATAGTAGCTATCGTGTTGGTGCTGGTTTAAGTAGTAACGGTAAACCATCCGCAGATGCCTATCTTATGCATTATGCTGATGCTGCATTGGTCACTGCCAGTGCGAGCCATATTAATGGCGAATACACATCAGCCACATTATCACTACAGGGTGGGGCAACACTAACACCAAAAGGTGGTGCATTACACCGCACAAGTCGTACTGGTAGTACTCGTTTACTTATTGATACAGATGGTATTTCTGATGTACCAGTGAAAAGTATCGGCGCGATTACTCGTACCAATGCTTTTGGTAAAGCCGTACTGCCTGATATCAATGATTATTACCGCAGTAGTGCCAGCATCGACCTTGACCAGATGCCAGATAACGCTGAAGCATTACGTTCAATTCAACAATTAACCCTAACAGAGGGTGCTATAGGCTACCGCCACTTTGATGTGGTATCGGGACAAAAAGCCATGGCTGTCATTCGCTTACAAGACGGAACTTATCCACCATTTGGTGCCAGTGTCACAACCGAGAAAGGGCGTGAGCTTGGTATTGTCAATGATGGTGGGAATGTCTATCTGACGGGGATTAATAGTGATGATGTATTGAGTGTGCGTTGGAATGGTCAAGAGCAGTGCAAAGTCCGTATTCCAACATTAGTTGAAGGATTATTTATGTCTTCTTTATTACTGACTTGTAGTGATGGAGAAGTAACACCGTCAACAATCAATCAAAGAACAGAGCCCTTACCTAAGCCTCAACTGATTACACAATAA
- a CDS encoding helix-turn-helix transcriptional regulator produces the protein MMNYDFTDIDVNALVGKRIQKKRKELGYTGVQIAEKIGVSQQQFSRYERGMNKIDLSYLVLLASYLNTPIYWFFEDCFTSKSSSENQRIDKRSSIMAETMPDVFLY, from the coding sequence ATGATGAATTACGATTTTACAGATATTGATGTTAATGCGTTAGTTGGCAAGAGAATTCAGAAAAAGCGTAAAGAGTTAGGTTATACCGGTGTGCAGATTGCTGAAAAAATTGGTGTAAGCCAACAGCAATTCTCTCGCTATGAGAGAGGGATGAATAAGATAGATTTGAGCTACCTTGTTTTGTTGGCGAGTTACTTAAACACACCTATTTATTGGTTTTTCGAAGACTGCTTTACCTCTAAATCTTCATCTGAAAATCAGCGTATTGATAAACGCAGTAGCATCATGGCTGAAACGATGCCTGATGTTTTTTTATACTAG
- a CDS encoding fimbrial protein, whose translation MNKLKYMCLIILLNSHSIMSADAPNMKLFGTLLVPPPCVISNNELIDVYFGHNVGIHKVDGINYTESVNYRLVCDPNLKGWDLGLSIIGPKTQFDEAALQTNIPDLGIHLTQDGKPFKLNERIAISPDNPPVIQAVPVKRPGSTLPEGAFEVSATLLAEYQ comes from the coding sequence ATGAATAAACTAAAGTACATGTGTCTGATTATATTACTGAATTCTCATTCTATTATGAGTGCAGACGCACCTAATATGAAATTGTTTGGCACCTTATTAGTGCCACCACCTTGTGTTATCAGTAACAACGAACTGATTGATGTCTATTTTGGGCACAACGTAGGTATTCATAAAGTAGATGGCATTAACTACACAGAATCAGTGAATTATCGATTGGTCTGTGATCCAAATTTAAAAGGTTGGGATTTAGGGCTTTCTATTATTGGCCCTAAAACACAGTTTGATGAAGCTGCGCTACAAACCAATATTCCAGATTTAGGTATTCATCTCACGCAAGATGGTAAGCCTTTTAAATTAAACGAGCGTATTGCGATATCACCCGATAATCCACCCGTGATCCAAGCAGTACCCGTTAAAAGACCGGGTAGCACTTTGCCTGAAGGTGCATTTGAAGTTTCGGCAACACTGCTTGCTGAATACCAATAG
- a CDS encoding fimbrial protein: protein MNRKMTPLWLCLIASLLTTTAVASDVKQDKNMHQRFGVLNLSGSILEPSCTIAAGSGEQVIPLTMVSIPMLVTEGQGPIEYFSIRLTECTLIEQKGQEADNPRFIATFEGPSNENGNFALTGEARGASLAIADRYGRRAIPGKPLPPVGIDSKSMALLYQARIVKNNEIPKAGNYRTTLRFKLEYY from the coding sequence ATGAATCGCAAGATGACACCACTATGGCTATGCCTTATTGCCAGCTTACTGACAACAACAGCAGTAGCGAGTGATGTAAAACAAGATAAAAACATGCATCAGCGATTTGGGGTACTTAATCTTTCAGGCTCGATCTTAGAACCATCTTGCACGATTGCAGCAGGAAGTGGTGAACAAGTTATTCCACTGACAATGGTTTCTATTCCGATGCTGGTGACTGAAGGGCAAGGACCTATTGAGTATTTTTCTATCAGATTAACGGAATGTACGCTAATTGAACAAAAAGGTCAGGAAGCGGACAACCCTCGTTTTATTGCAACGTTTGAAGGTCCCTCTAACGAGAATGGTAATTTTGCACTCACTGGTGAAGCGAGAGGTGCGTCATTAGCGATAGCTGATCGTTATGGCAGGCGAGCAATTCCGGGTAAACCATTACCCCCTGTTGGTATTGACTCTAAATCAATGGCGTTACTTTACCAAGCGCGAATAGTCAAAAACAACGAAATACCAAAAGCTGGAAATTACCGAACAACGCTGCGATTTAAGCTGGAATACTATTAA
- a CDS encoding fimbrial protein, whose amino-acid sequence MNITRLSIPFVLSLATFMGLTSTAFSAPDNMRFHGILVDEPCTIKPGDETVELDFGNIPDKNLYAYQRTPSKLFQIRLSECDLTIGKSVKITFKGDENQAMAGQGFLAISPSSQAAGIAVGLESENGNALPVNKETDKMSLNADDTILNFYAFIQGEPDAIANQSIKRGPFSAIATFHLNYD is encoded by the coding sequence ATGAATATAACAAGATTATCGATCCCGTTCGTATTGAGTCTGGCCACATTTATGGGATTAACATCAACCGCTTTTTCTGCGCCAGATAATATGCGCTTTCACGGCATATTGGTCGATGAGCCTTGCACCATAAAGCCCGGAGACGAAACCGTTGAGTTAGATTTTGGCAATATTCCGGACAAAAACCTTTATGCGTATCAAAGAACACCAAGCAAGTTGTTTCAAATACGCTTGTCTGAATGTGACTTAACGATTGGTAAAAGCGTCAAAATCACCTTTAAAGGTGATGAAAATCAAGCCATGGCAGGACAAGGTTTTTTAGCGATCAGCCCAAGCAGTCAAGCTGCGGGTATTGCTGTTGGACTGGAATCCGAAAATGGAAATGCACTACCTGTTAATAAAGAAACAGACAAAATGTCATTAAATGCGGATGACACAATTTTAAATTTTTATGCCTTTATTCAAGGGGAGCCGGATGCGATTGCTAACCAGTCCATTAAACGCGGCCCATTTAGTGCAATAGCCACATTCCATTTGAATTATGACTAA
- the arnT gene encoding lipid IV(A) 4-amino-4-deoxy-L-arabinosyltransferase, protein MRVDFVERYKWLLLFIFIFLTYLIPLETRLLWQPDEIRYAEISREMLISGNWSVPYMLDIRYFEKPVLGYWLNSIAQWLFGGGNFSVRIVVVTSTLLTGLFVYRAAILVWHNRTLAFNALVVFLSSFLVLAIGTYNILDPIVTMFVTIAMYYFLSGLSAQNKKSKISAYILVGIFCGAGFLTKGFIAVVLPALVFVVTAISLSRFKEVLCYAPIALLSMLVIAGPWVISVALQAPDYWHYFFWIEHVQRFVEKDSARSQPMWFYLPIVILGILPWLGFLFGALKSAILLKKGTLYFSFWLFLFFAFFSASSGKLLTYMLPCFVPLSILIAHYMEELKNKQTEKTHNINAIINTVFGLIGVSIIIYSLFSTRFTLYENNEQYKALLGIAGFLFWSLMGIVSFFKPIRLLTLFCSIGLSLVIGYAIPHKIESKSTPEKAINHYYSELVDKPYILTDEVGIGTSLAWGLKRTDIRLTETKGELAYGLAYPDVQNKYYDLKQLVNLIEENNYQGFAIVLVRPERKKILSVISQLKVKPIIEKQGDLTFVFFN, encoded by the coding sequence ATGCGTGTTGATTTTGTAGAAAGATATAAATGGCTTCTACTTTTTATTTTTATATTTTTAACCTATCTAATTCCTCTTGAAACAAGATTACTCTGGCAACCAGATGAGATCCGCTATGCTGAAATTAGCCGAGAAATGCTGATATCAGGAAATTGGTCTGTACCGTACATGCTGGATATTCGCTATTTTGAAAAGCCGGTATTGGGGTATTGGCTAAACAGTATTGCACAATGGTTATTTGGCGGTGGCAATTTTTCTGTTCGTATTGTCGTTGTCACTTCAACCTTATTAACAGGATTATTTGTCTATCGTGCTGCAATACTAGTTTGGCATAACCGTACTTTGGCGTTTAATGCACTAGTGGTATTTTTATCCTCGTTTCTTGTATTAGCAATTGGTACCTACAATATTCTTGATCCTATCGTGACAATGTTTGTCACGATTGCGATGTATTACTTCTTAAGTGGATTATCTGCACAAAATAAAAAATCAAAAATTAGTGCTTATATTTTAGTGGGGATTTTCTGTGGAGCCGGTTTTTTAACCAAAGGTTTTATTGCTGTTGTATTACCTGCATTAGTTTTTGTTGTAACCGCAATTAGCTTATCTCGTTTTAAAGAAGTTCTTTGTTATGCACCAATAGCGCTTCTTTCTATGCTTGTTATTGCGGGCCCTTGGGTGATTTCGGTGGCACTTCAAGCTCCTGATTACTGGCACTACTTCTTTTGGATTGAGCATGTTCAACGCTTTGTTGAAAAGGATTCGGCAAGATCGCAACCAATGTGGTTTTATTTACCCATAGTTATTTTAGGCATTTTGCCTTGGTTAGGGTTCTTATTTGGCGCGCTTAAATCCGCTATTTTACTGAAAAAGGGAACTCTTTATTTTTCGTTTTGGTTATTCCTATTTTTTGCTTTCTTTTCTGCCTCCAGCGGTAAGTTATTAACCTATATGTTACCTTGTTTTGTGCCACTTTCTATCTTGATTGCACATTACATGGAAGAGTTAAAAAATAAACAAACTGAAAAAACTCATAATATTAATGCGATTATAAACACCGTTTTTGGGCTTATAGGCGTCTCTATTATTATTTATTCTCTTTTCTCTACACGATTTACGTTATATGAAAACAATGAGCAATATAAAGCATTGTTGGGTATTGCTGGCTTCTTATTTTGGAGTTTAATGGGAATTGTTTCATTCTTTAAACCCATACGTTTACTGACTCTGTTTTGCTCGATAGGATTAAGCCTAGTAATTGGATATGCCATTCCTCATAAAATAGAAAGCAAAAGTACCCCTGAAAAAGCAATTAATCATTATTACAGTGAGCTAGTAGATAAGCCTTATATTTTAACTGATGAAGTCGGGATCGGAACGTCCTTAGCATGGGGATTAAAACGCACTGATATTCGTTTAACTGAAACGAAAGGGGAACTGGCTTATGGTTTGGCATATCCTGATGTGCAAAATAAATATTATGACCTTAAGCAGTTAGTTAACTTAATTGAAGAGAATAACTATCAAGGATTTGCAATTGTTTTAGTCCGACCAGAGCGAAAAAAAATATTATCTGTTATAAGTCAGTTAAAGGTAAAACCTATTATAGAAAAGCAGGGTGATTTAACATTTGTTTTCTTTAATTAA
- a CDS encoding fimbria/pilus periplasmic chaperone, translated as MMLSKRLFIVTTTLLTGMVFTSQALAAIALDRTRVIFNGADKSISLNVSNQNKELPYLAQGWMENENGERIDSPLLVLPPIQRIEPGDKSQVKVQSLPDIAKLPQDRESVFYFNLREIPPRSDKPNVLQIALQTRIKLFYRPASIYATQTDLTHPWQEKITLIKKGDRYEVNNPTPYYVTLVDGLTGLQGKSLDGFEPIMIAPRSTGTINLHISAFGSSPVLSYINDYGGRPQMKFTCNGNECKVSETSAGN; from the coding sequence ATGATGTTATCAAAGCGCTTATTCATTGTAACAACCACTTTATTGACTGGAATGGTCTTTACTAGTCAAGCCCTTGCTGCGATTGCTTTAGATAGAACGCGTGTCATTTTTAATGGTGCAGATAAATCTATTAGCTTAAATGTTAGCAATCAAAACAAAGAGCTGCCTTACTTGGCTCAGGGCTGGATGGAAAATGAAAATGGAGAACGTATTGACAGCCCATTATTAGTTTTACCTCCAATTCAGCGTATTGAGCCTGGTGATAAAAGCCAAGTAAAAGTGCAGTCATTACCAGATATTGCCAAGTTGCCACAAGATAGAGAAAGTGTTTTCTATTTTAACTTGCGTGAAATTCCACCTCGTAGTGATAAACCTAACGTGTTGCAAATTGCATTACAAACACGAATTAAACTGTTTTATCGCCCAGCATCAATTTACGCCACACAAACGGATCTCACCCATCCTTGGCAGGAAAAAATCACCTTAATAAAGAAAGGTGATCGCTATGAAGTAAATAACCCAACACCTTATTACGTGACATTAGTGGATGGGCTAACAGGGTTACAAGGAAAAAGCCTCGATGGTTTTGAGCCGATCATGATTGCCCCTAGAAGCACTGGAACGATAAATCTGCATATTTCTGCGTTTGGCTCATCACCTGTACTCAGTTACATCAATGATTACGGTGGACGCCCACAGATGAAATTCACCTGTAATGGCAATGAATGCAAAGTCTCAGAAACATCAGCAGGAAACTAA
- a CDS encoding DUF1992 domain-containing protein codes for MSILDEWAERHIEKALQKGELSSLKGEGKPLILDDNSHVPESLRASYHLLKNAGFLPPEMQDRKEALSLAEILSTLNEAEIEDGSLQKRLALLELKLQQAGLDTQFLHADYATQLTEKLANHKKRN; via the coding sequence GTGTCTATTTTAGATGAATGGGCTGAACGCCATATCGAAAAAGCGTTACAAAAAGGGGAACTTTCATCACTAAAAGGTGAAGGGAAACCACTGATCCTTGATGATAATAGCCATGTTCCAGAGTCACTTAGAGCAAGCTATCATTTATTAAAGAATGCTGGTTTTTTACCACCTGAAATGCAAGACAGAAAAGAAGCCTTATCTCTAGCAGAAATCCTAAGTACGTTAAATGAAGCGGAAATAGAAGATGGATCACTGCAAAAGCGTTTGGCATTACTTGAATTGAAATTGCAACAGGCCGGTTTAGATACTCAATTTTTACATGCAGACTATGCCACACAACTAACAGAAAAATTGGCAAATCATAAAAAAAGAAACTGA
- a CDS encoding adhesin, translated as MSILKRFPALCIAIGLLFSAPAMASIFSYITHSEGEPAHATYTYVIQRWDPEDPYTPNPCYGWSKCWITINHKHDANGSPGSAVRSIVRVEKEQYLAGVRDAVMKVESFPIQGTARHDGDPLTSNQECVGLFYESKEGGWSPNGRLLPGSLCGIAPPPVGACKITEGAVNLNYGDIDEVSLENAERAQNINVTCNLAMKVLVIASGSDSGRVPLRADNSLYADLFLDGYPGEKGSVIDVPKNGTIPVEVKSVLHTNGRVAPGYFSGSGSIILTMP; from the coding sequence ATGTCCATATTAAAGCGATTTCCGGCTTTATGTATTGCAATAGGTTTGCTGTTTTCAGCACCCGCGATGGCATCTATTTTTTCTTATATTACACATTCTGAAGGTGAGCCAGCTCACGCCACTTATACCTATGTTATTCAGCGTTGGGATCCTGAAGATCCTTATACTCCCAATCCTTGTTATGGCTGGAGTAAATGCTGGATAACCATTAACCATAAACATGATGCTAATGGCTCTCCAGGTTCGGCAGTAAGAAGTATTGTTCGTGTTGAAAAAGAACAGTATTTAGCAGGGGTTCGTGATGCAGTAATGAAAGTTGAAAGTTTTCCAATACAAGGAACGGCAAGACACGATGGTGATCCGTTAACCTCAAATCAAGAGTGTGTTGGACTATTTTATGAATCTAAGGAAGGAGGTTGGTCTCCAAATGGGCGTTTATTGCCAGGGTCACTATGTGGTATTGCGCCGCCACCAGTAGGTGCCTGCAAAATAACAGAAGGAGCTGTAAACCTAAATTATGGCGATATTGATGAAGTGAGTTTGGAAAATGCGGAACGTGCTCAAAATATTAATGTGACTTGTAACTTGGCAATGAAAGTTCTGGTTATTGCATCAGGTTCAGATAGTGGACGAGTGCCATTACGAGCAGATAACAGCCTCTATGCCGATTTATTTCTTGATGGATACCCAGGTGAAAAGGGGTCTGTCATTGATGTTCCTAAAAATGGAACGATACCCGTAGAGGTTAAATCAGTTTTACATACCAATGGTCGTGTTGCACCGGGATATTTCTCTGGTTCAGGTTCAATTATTTTAACGATGCCTTAA
- a CDS encoding fimbrial protein: MKMEQRFSPSKAVLILILATFTGGLSFTAVANLPARAVKDVIPGIVYINISGNVIAPPPCLINDGKMIEVNFGEVMSTRIDGVRYKEPIHYTATCQKMPTNAMKVYVTGSATGFDSNALQTNITGLGVRILYQGNLLDLGKAVNFTYPNLPELEAIPVRDQNEALVGGDFVASGTLHVDYQ, from the coding sequence ATGAAAATGGAACAGCGGTTTAGCCCAAGCAAAGCAGTGTTGATTCTTATTTTGGCAACGTTTACTGGAGGCCTAAGTTTTACTGCTGTTGCGAATTTACCCGCGAGAGCGGTGAAAGATGTTATTCCGGGAATTGTTTATATCAATATTTCAGGAAATGTCATTGCGCCACCGCCTTGCTTAATTAATGACGGCAAAATGATTGAAGTTAATTTTGGTGAGGTGATGAGTACACGTATTGATGGTGTTCGTTATAAAGAGCCTATCCACTACACCGCGACTTGCCAAAAAATGCCAACCAATGCGATGAAAGTCTATGTCACTGGTAGCGCAACTGGCTTTGATTCAAATGCGCTACAAACAAATATTACAGGATTGGGGGTACGTATTCTGTATCAAGGAAACTTATTAGATTTAGGCAAAGCGGTGAATTTTACCTATCCCAACTTACCTGAACTAGAAGCTATTCCTGTTCGTGATCAGAATGAAGCCTTAGTGGGTGGTGATTTTGTCGCAAGTGGCACACTGCATGTGGATTATCAGTAA
- a CDS encoding carboxymuconolactone decarboxylase family protein — MSKYKEIVTDIASNMGALSQNIPEVMKAFMSTTKAGGKEGALDAKTKELIAIAIAVANRCDGCIGFHTKTLVELGTTEQELAEALGVAIYMGGGPSVMYASNTMGAFKEFSK, encoded by the coding sequence ATGAGCAAGTACAAAGAAATAGTAACAGACATTGCCAGCAACATGGGGGCGTTGTCTCAAAATATTCCAGAAGTGATGAAAGCGTTTATGAGCACGACAAAAGCGGGTGGTAAAGAAGGCGCTTTAGATGCAAAAACAAAAGAATTGATCGCCATTGCAATTGCTGTCGCGAATCGTTGTGATGGTTGTATTGGATTTCATACAAAAACACTTGTGGAGCTTGGCACAACAGAACAAGAACTTGCTGAAGCATTAGGTGTTGCTATTTATATGGGCGGTGGCCCTTCAGTTATGTATGCATCCAACACCATGGGCGCTTTTAAAGAGTTTAGTAAATAA
- a CDS encoding AbgT family transporter produces the protein MQTKKQGGSRFLRTVEWLGNALPHPVILFIILIAILLVSSAVGEYFGVTVQDPRPEGAKGRAEDGYIHIISLLDADGIRRILANIVTNFTGFAPLGTVLVALLGVGIAERAGLLSAVMRLVVMKAPRKMTTLAIVFAGIMSNTAAELGYVVLIPLSAIIFHSLGRHPLAGLAAAFAGVSGGYSANLLLGTIDPLLSGITQQAARIIDPTYIVGAEANWYFMFVSTFLITFLGYFITEKIVEPQLGPYNGNELDDEENDLRNAAEVTPLEKKALWAATGTFIVMGVILALTVVPENGILRNQETGLIGNSPFLKSIVVFIFLFFAIPGIVYGWIAKTMRTDKDIVDAMANSMSTLGLYLVIIFFAAQFVAFFGWTNIGQVIAVKGAALLNSIDMPSGVLFLGFILICAFINLMIGSASAQWAVTAPIFVPMLMLAGYAPETIQAAYRIGDSVTNIITPMMSYFGLILAVATKYKKDTGIGTMISMMLPYSVIFLIGWSLLFYLWVFVFNLPVGPGSPTYYSPTAG, from the coding sequence ATGCAAACAAAAAAACAGGGAGGCAGTCGCTTTCTACGCACAGTGGAATGGCTAGGAAATGCGCTACCCCATCCCGTTATTTTATTTATTATTTTAATTGCTATTTTACTTGTCTCTTCGGCGGTTGGTGAATACTTCGGTGTTACAGTACAAGATCCCCGACCAGAAGGCGCCAAAGGACGCGCAGAAGATGGTTACATTCATATTATTAGTTTGTTAGATGCGGATGGTATTCGCCGTATATTGGCAAATATTGTCACAAACTTTACTGGATTTGCGCCTTTAGGTACGGTGCTGGTGGCGTTATTAGGTGTCGGTATTGCTGAGCGCGCAGGTTTATTATCTGCGGTGATGCGTTTAGTGGTAATGAAAGCACCACGCAAAATGACCACATTGGCAATTGTCTTTGCTGGTATTATGTCTAATACGGCGGCTGAATTAGGTTATGTGGTACTGATACCGTTATCAGCGATTATCTTCCATTCGTTAGGACGACACCCTCTAGCGGGGCTTGCAGCTGCATTTGCAGGGGTTTCAGGCGGTTATTCTGCTAACTTGCTCTTAGGGACGATAGATCCGTTATTATCGGGTATTACACAGCAAGCTGCGCGTATTATAGATCCAACCTATATCGTTGGTGCTGAAGCAAACTGGTACTTTATGTTTGTCAGTACATTCCTTATTACTTTCTTAGGCTACTTCATTACGGAAAAAATCGTTGAACCTCAACTAGGGCCTTATAACGGTAATGAACTTGATGATGAAGAAAATGATTTAAGGAATGCTGCTGAAGTTACGCCGCTAGAAAAGAAAGCACTATGGGCTGCAACAGGGACATTTATTGTGATGGGCGTGATTTTGGCGCTAACGGTTGTTCCTGAAAATGGCATATTGAGAAACCAAGAAACAGGGCTAATTGGTAATTCTCCTTTCTTAAAATCTATTGTGGTCTTTATTTTCTTATTCTTTGCAATACCGGGTATTGTCTACGGATGGATTGCTAAGACAATGCGTACAGATAAAGACATCGTTGATGCTATGGCAAATTCGATGAGTACGCTTGGCCTCTATTTAGTGATTATTTTCTTTGCGGCTCAGTTTGTTGCATTTTTTGGTTGGACAAACATAGGTCAAGTTATTGCTGTTAAGGGTGCTGCGCTACTCAATAGTATTGATATGCCAAGTGGAGTGCTGTTCTTAGGCTTTATTTTAATCTGCGCATTTATTAACTTAATGATTGGTTCAGCATCGGCACAATGGGCGGTGACAGCACCTATCTTTGTACCAATGTTGATGCTTGCAGGTTATGCGCCAGAGACAATCCAAGCAGCCTATCGAATAGGAGATTCTGTCACTAATATCATTACACCAATGATGAGTTACTTTGGTTTGATATTAGCAGTCGCAACAAAATATAAGAAAGACACAGGCATTGGTACGATGATCTCTATGATGTTGCCATATTCTGTTATTTTCTTAATTGGTTGGTCATTATTATTCTACTTATGGGTATTTGTATTCAATTTACCAGTAGGACCTGGCTCACCAACGTACTATTCTCCAACAGCAGGTTAA